One stretch of Roseimicrobium sp. ORNL1 DNA includes these proteins:
- a CDS encoding VOC family protein yields the protein MSTDTSSTPAPAPPSAILETCLSVSDLTRSRAFYEEIFGYSAMVAEERLCAFNVGGTQVLILFSREEVANPVHLPFGTIPAHGAHGESHVGFRVAAESLELWRARLEEKGIAIESTLTWPLGGTSMYFRDPDGHLLELLTPGVWPIY from the coding sequence ATGAGTACCGACACCTCATCCACGCCTGCGCCCGCGCCGCCTAGTGCCATCCTGGAAACCTGCCTCAGTGTCTCCGACCTCACGCGGTCACGTGCATTCTACGAGGAAATATTTGGCTACTCGGCCATGGTAGCCGAAGAGCGCCTGTGTGCCTTCAATGTAGGAGGCACACAGGTGCTCATCCTTTTCAGCCGCGAGGAAGTGGCCAATCCCGTGCATCTCCCCTTTGGCACCATCCCCGCGCACGGAGCCCATGGCGAATCCCACGTCGGCTTCCGCGTTGCCGCAGAGAGCCTCGAGCTATGGCGCGCGAGATTGGAAGAGAAAGGCATCGCTATCGAAAGCACTCTCACCTGGCCTCTCGGCGGTACCAGCATGTACTTCCGCGATCCAGATGGACACTTGCTGGAACTGCTGACTCCCGGGGTATGGCCTATTTATTGA
- a CDS encoding DUF6348 family protein has protein sequence MFGIFSRKKREPKPSQTNPGLGPELNTTFSNGERSWSEHLNLVECLSDVLGAENISLKRHRGWLELDTGHIVIPQLLSLEPREDGSVRTTSTIEVHHPSGIPEGTFEYQHSTGDNLKASFGAGFQGWAKLDLPVLRDAVLQKPESCSMLYMPWPSQDAPVVRHRRVLFGPVQLTARTEFLPDSEEHGPMCPCCFFTSTMEAFQPMLDDGKFHAVRFFGMRQDNEAQGDCRINGLDYDHGKYAIVKYVNTWTDIGFEMRKQYAVIQDCGPPPADAPRETSQ, from the coding sequence ATGTTCGGAATATTCTCGCGCAAAAAACGTGAACCCAAGCCTTCACAGACAAATCCAGGTCTGGGCCCTGAATTAAACACGACGTTTTCCAATGGCGAACGCTCGTGGTCCGAGCACCTCAATCTCGTCGAATGCTTGTCGGATGTCCTCGGCGCGGAAAACATCAGTCTGAAAAGACACCGTGGCTGGCTGGAGCTCGATACAGGGCACATCGTCATCCCCCAATTGCTTTCCCTGGAACCTAGGGAAGACGGCAGCGTACGCACTACCAGCACCATCGAAGTTCATCACCCAAGCGGAATTCCCGAAGGCACCTTTGAATACCAGCACAGCACTGGAGATAATTTGAAGGCTTCATTTGGCGCTGGATTTCAAGGTTGGGCGAAACTGGATCTTCCCGTCTTGCGTGATGCAGTCCTCCAAAAGCCCGAAAGCTGCAGCATGCTCTACATGCCGTGGCCCTCTCAAGACGCACCAGTTGTCCGGCACCGCCGCGTCCTATTCGGCCCAGTGCAACTCACGGCTCGCACTGAGTTTTTGCCCGATTCCGAGGAACATGGCCCGATGTGTCCCTGCTGCTTCTTCACCAGCACCATGGAAGCCTTTCAGCCAATGCTGGACGACGGCAAATTCCATGCGGTCAGATTCTTCGGCATGAGACAAGACAACGAAGCACAGGGTGATTGTCGCATCAACGGCCTCGACTACGACCATGGCAAGTATGCAATCGTGAAGTATGTCAACACGTGGACTGACATCGGCTTTGAAATGCGGAAGCAATATGCTGTGATACAAGACTGCGGTCCACCGCCCGCGGACGCTCCCCGAGAGACTAGTCAATAA
- a CDS encoding creatininase family protein, protein MPSSPRPWVIAETNWKQVKATKYEVAVLPMGATEAHNWHLPYGTDSYQNDAMCAEAGRIAWEQGAKVGILPNIPFGVQTGQLDIPFCINMNPSTQLMVINDVIASLVGVGIPKLVVFNGHGGNDFKQMLRELQAKWPQIFLSTVFWPNVHDGSGIIDILGDHADERETALMMHLHSDLVLPKSEWGSGEANPWKLKAMREKWAWAQRAWTQATHDTGSGDPQHATAEKGKAYFEAITTKLATYFVELAAADPKALYERG, encoded by the coding sequence ATGCCATCCTCACCCCGTCCCTGGGTCATCGCCGAAACAAACTGGAAGCAGGTGAAAGCCACCAAGTATGAGGTGGCGGTGCTGCCGATGGGGGCGACGGAGGCCCACAACTGGCACCTGCCGTATGGCACGGACAGTTATCAAAATGATGCCATGTGCGCGGAGGCGGGACGCATCGCCTGGGAGCAGGGCGCGAAGGTGGGCATCCTGCCGAACATCCCCTTCGGCGTGCAGACGGGGCAGCTCGACATCCCGTTTTGCATCAACATGAATCCCAGCACGCAGTTGATGGTGATCAACGATGTGATTGCCTCACTGGTGGGCGTGGGCATTCCGAAGCTGGTGGTGTTTAATGGCCATGGCGGTAATGACTTCAAGCAGATGCTCCGCGAGTTGCAGGCGAAGTGGCCGCAGATCTTCCTGAGCACCGTCTTCTGGCCAAACGTGCACGATGGCTCCGGCATCATCGACATCCTCGGGGATCATGCGGACGAGCGGGAGACCGCGCTTATGATGCATCTGCATTCCGATCTGGTGCTGCCCAAGTCGGAGTGGGGGAGTGGCGAAGCGAATCCCTGGAAACTGAAAGCCATGCGTGAGAAGTGGGCCTGGGCCCAACGCGCCTGGACCCAGGCCACCCATGATACTGGCAGCGGTGATCCCCAGCATGCCACGGCGGAGAAGGGGAAGGCGTACTTCGAAGCGATCACCACCAAGCTGGCCACCTACTTTGTGGAACTCGCTGCGGCGGATCCGAAGGCACTTTACGAGCGGGGTTGA
- a CDS encoding plastocyanin/azurin family copper-binding protein gives MATPHDSHHHESSGFWGCANVFIGAGFAFCALLAGAGLFLGGIFKGTEGKKKPEEAVAPAAAAPAPAAAPAPAAAPAPSPAASASAPAASGDALTVTLRPGSINPISWETLSISAKAGQKVKLTFENKHPTAPLPHNFILGKIGSKQRLIDASNGMMSDMAKWMAAGFIPESPDVIAHTKLVNPGESETIEFTLPAEAGEYPYLCTYPGHAMIMQGVLKAE, from the coding sequence ATGGCTACTCCACACGACTCACACCATCACGAAAGCAGCGGCTTCTGGGGCTGCGCCAACGTTTTTATCGGCGCCGGTTTTGCCTTCTGCGCCTTGCTGGCCGGAGCCGGTCTTTTCCTTGGCGGCATCTTCAAAGGCACCGAGGGCAAAAAGAAGCCCGAGGAAGCAGTAGCGCCCGCTGCGGCGGCTCCTGCTCCGGCTGCAGCACCGGCCCCTGCCGCTGCACCCGCACCCTCACCTGCAGCTTCAGCCTCCGCTCCGGCTGCTTCTGGTGACGCCCTGACGGTGACGCTCCGTCCGGGCTCGATCAATCCTATCAGCTGGGAAACCCTGTCCATCTCCGCCAAAGCTGGGCAGAAAGTGAAGCTGACCTTTGAAAACAAGCATCCCACGGCCCCCTTGCCGCACAACTTCATCCTCGGCAAGATCGGCTCCAAGCAGCGTCTCATCGATGCCTCCAATGGCATGATGAGCGACATGGCCAAATGGATGGCTGCCGGCTTCATCCCAGAGTCCCCCGATGTCATCGCTCACACCAAACTGGTGAACCCGGGCGAATCGGAGACCATTGAATTCACCCTTCCTGCGGAAGCGGGCGAGTATCCCTATCTTTGCACTTACCCCGGCCACGCGATGATCATGCAGGGCGTACTGAAGGCTGAGTAA
- a CDS encoding helix-turn-helix transcriptional regulator — MPPTLGQRLQQAREHRGLSLPDVSHQTRIPVHRLRELEEDNFNALGSVTYAKGHLRAYAELLGVEASDVLEQLKTPPLGGARNYRYLVESYGPLKSVTQSEHPAQDRTTVASSKSPLITATVSAFCVLLVGGVLLGNAFRGQQQPEQTPAAGAIVTNPIPTPDAEPAALPGQPVEPEFSVYDAKLGVESEAGAHSATTTTPPKALPVTDEAPAPSSRRRISQVPKAQLVE; from the coding sequence ATGCCTCCCACCCTCGGCCAACGCCTGCAGCAGGCGCGTGAACATCGAGGTTTGTCCCTACCCGATGTGTCTCATCAGACCCGCATCCCGGTTCACCGGTTGCGAGAACTGGAAGAAGACAATTTTAATGCACTAGGCAGTGTCACCTATGCCAAGGGACACCTTCGCGCCTATGCGGAACTCCTTGGTGTAGAGGCTAGTGATGTGTTGGAGCAGCTGAAGACCCCACCTCTGGGAGGGGCGCGGAACTACCGGTATCTGGTGGAAAGCTACGGCCCCCTGAAGTCGGTGACCCAGTCCGAGCACCCGGCGCAAGACCGGACCACGGTAGCCTCCAGCAAGTCCCCCCTCATTACCGCCACGGTGAGCGCCTTCTGCGTCCTTTTGGTGGGCGGGGTACTTCTTGGGAATGCCTTCCGCGGCCAGCAGCAACCGGAACAGACCCCGGCTGCCGGAGCCATTGTCACCAATCCCATCCCCACGCCCGACGCCGAGCCTGCCGCCCTCCCGGGTCAGCCGGTGGAACCTGAGTTCTCAGTCTATGACGCGAAGCTGGGCGTCGAATCGGAGGCCGGGGCGCACTCCGCCACCACCACCACGCCTCCGAAGGCATTGCCTGTGACCGACGAGGCTCCGGCGCCTTCCAGCCGTCGTAGAATTTCTCAGGTACCCAAAGCACAGCTTGTGGAGTAA
- a CDS encoding DNA translocase FtsK, protein MSSRSAALTRKQHARTTEPVVDNRVMHAALGLAFLGSALFYLLALISHEPADLPAWTHLAIADTPPVTTHNLIGQLGAVLAGYTFWMFGAANYVIPVCLTWFGVCKFASPASITLRAWIGFALMVISASAIFYLQAFWQWDDKNVTPYGAGGGLGYVVGGMLMLDIFGEVGSLLLLGTTYLVGMIFATGMHPIQVIIQSKDMMVQSVVNWWVRRAERRRLAEERATLPFTVPPPDTAKSPKKKKAASSDASEEITASTQLELPTVQHLPKIIDASAPKPPKPKPQLAEVWKKRQEQKEERIAFAKPTSLTARYKNYTVPPMDLLHYPDAASRMPTDEAPLRDMQDIIIETLATFDIQVTAGDITKGPAITRYEVYPSKGLRVNRIANLEPDIARATKAERINILAPIPGRDTVGIELPNKDKIVVPIRELLEDDTFQNGKAKLPLALGKDVYGKAVIADLATMPHLLVAGTTGSGKSVCINSIITSLLCRFAPDELRFIMIDPKVVEMQGYKDLPHLALPVVTDPKQSILALRWVVNEMEKRYQIFAKVGVRNFDGFNGRGPGKSFGKVTSRVGGGTTMEEALQASAPSAPRPTPSPKKSLRDPHPDSIEDKDGLDALDEEDGYYVSKGSLWDGNSEPPPHKEPELEIPDSLPYIVVIVDELADLMQTAPADIESAIARIAQKARAAGIHLILATQTPRAEVVTGIIKANVPCRIAFQVNSALDSRVILDRKGADKLVGKGDMLYLPPGTSQLMRAQGTMVTDDELQNLVDHACNQGTPCFEAVLADADEMGDDGESEVITPEDEAILEKVLEVLRTEKKASTSHIQRRLRLGYTRAARMMDILEQRGIIGPADGAKPREILVEL, encoded by the coding sequence ATGTCCTCTCGCTCAGCCGCGCTTACGCGCAAGCAGCATGCCCGGACCACGGAGCCGGTGGTGGACAATCGTGTCATGCATGCCGCCTTGGGGCTGGCTTTCCTGGGGAGCGCGCTCTTCTACCTGCTGGCGTTGATTTCCCATGAGCCGGCGGATCTCCCGGCGTGGACCCACCTCGCCATTGCGGACACACCGCCCGTCACCACGCATAACCTCATCGGCCAGCTCGGGGCCGTGCTGGCAGGCTATACCTTCTGGATGTTCGGCGCGGCGAACTACGTGATCCCCGTGTGCCTCACCTGGTTCGGCGTGTGCAAGTTTGCCTCTCCGGCGTCCATCACCCTGCGCGCGTGGATTGGCTTCGCCCTGATGGTCATCAGCGCCTCCGCCATCTTCTATCTACAGGCATTCTGGCAGTGGGATGACAAGAATGTGACCCCCTACGGCGCAGGCGGTGGCTTGGGCTATGTGGTGGGGGGCATGCTGATGCTGGACATCTTCGGCGAGGTGGGCTCGCTGCTGCTGCTGGGCACCACTTACCTGGTGGGCATGATCTTCGCGACCGGGATGCATCCCATCCAGGTCATCATCCAGAGCAAGGACATGATGGTCCAGTCCGTGGTCAACTGGTGGGTGCGCCGCGCTGAGCGCCGCCGCCTGGCCGAGGAGCGTGCCACGCTTCCCTTCACCGTGCCGCCGCCGGATACGGCCAAGTCTCCCAAAAAGAAGAAGGCTGCGTCCTCAGATGCCTCCGAGGAGATCACGGCGAGCACCCAGCTCGAGCTGCCCACCGTGCAGCACCTGCCCAAGATCATCGACGCCTCCGCGCCCAAGCCTCCCAAGCCCAAGCCGCAACTGGCTGAGGTGTGGAAGAAGCGCCAGGAGCAGAAAGAGGAGCGCATCGCCTTCGCGAAGCCCACCAGTCTCACGGCCCGGTACAAGAACTACACCGTGCCCCCCATGGACTTGCTGCACTATCCGGATGCCGCCAGCCGCATGCCCACGGATGAGGCTCCCCTGCGGGACATGCAGGACATCATCATCGAGACGCTGGCCACCTTCGACATCCAGGTCACTGCCGGCGACATCACGAAGGGTCCCGCCATCACTCGGTATGAGGTCTACCCCAGCAAGGGCCTGCGCGTGAATCGCATCGCCAACCTGGAGCCGGACATCGCCCGTGCCACGAAGGCGGAGCGCATCAATATTCTCGCCCCCATTCCGGGCCGCGACACGGTGGGCATCGAGCTGCCGAACAAGGACAAGATCGTGGTGCCCATCCGCGAGCTGCTGGAGGACGACACCTTCCAGAACGGCAAGGCCAAGCTCCCCCTCGCACTGGGCAAGGATGTGTATGGCAAGGCGGTCATCGCCGACCTCGCCACCATGCCACACCTGCTGGTGGCCGGCACCACGGGCTCCGGTAAGTCCGTCTGCATCAACAGCATCATCACCAGCCTGCTCTGTCGGTTCGCACCGGACGAGCTGCGCTTCATCATGATCGACCCGAAGGTGGTGGAAATGCAGGGGTACAAAGACCTGCCCCACCTCGCCCTGCCGGTGGTGACGGATCCGAAGCAGTCCATCCTGGCCCTGCGCTGGGTAGTGAATGAAATGGAGAAGCGCTACCAGATCTTCGCCAAGGTCGGCGTGCGCAACTTCGACGGCTTCAACGGCCGCGGCCCCGGCAAGAGCTTTGGCAAGGTGACCTCCCGTGTCGGCGGTGGCACTACCATGGAAGAGGCGCTGCAAGCCAGTGCTCCCTCCGCCCCACGCCCGACACCCTCGCCCAAGAAGAGCCTGCGCGACCCGCATCCGGATTCCATCGAGGACAAGGATGGCCTGGACGCGCTGGATGAAGAGGACGGCTACTATGTGTCCAAGGGCTCGCTCTGGGACGGCAACAGCGAGCCGCCTCCCCACAAGGAACCGGAGCTGGAGATTCCCGATTCCCTCCCCTACATCGTGGTGATTGTGGACGAGCTGGCGGACCTCATGCAGACGGCCCCTGCGGATATCGAGTCTGCTATTGCCCGCATCGCCCAGAAGGCCCGTGCCGCCGGCATCCACCTCATTCTGGCGACGCAAACCCCGCGCGCCGAGGTCGTGACCGGCATCATCAAAGCGAACGTGCCCTGCCGCATCGCCTTCCAGGTGAACAGCGCCCTCGACAGCCGCGTGATTCTCGACCGCAAGGGTGCAGACAAGCTCGTGGGCAAAGGGGACATGCTCTACCTCCCACCCGGGACCAGCCAGCTCATGCGTGCCCAGGGCACCATGGTCACGGATGACGAGTTGCAGAACCTCGTGGACCACGCCTGCAATCAGGGCACGCCCTGCTTTGAAGCCGTGCTGGCCGACGCGGATGAGATGGGTGATGACGGCGAAAGCGAAGTCATCACGCCTGAAGACGAGGCGATCCTTGAAAAGGTGCTCGAAGTGCTGCGCACGGAAAAGAAGGCCAGCACCAGCCATATTCAGCGACGCCTGCGCCTGGGATACACCCGCGCGGCGCGCATGATGGACATTCTGGAACAGCGAGGGATCATCGGCCCGGCCGATGGGGCCAAACCGCGGGAAATTTTGGTGGAATTGTAA
- a CDS encoding c-type cytochrome domain-containing protein: MKKPFMLTMAAASLGGLLFSPTSASAEDKVDFAKQILPIFETKCMKCHETEHTDATGKLKKPKSGFVMDTAEGLKKGGKEHKEKTLVAGKAADSALYTMTTLAITDEMVMPPDGKADPLTDAEKELLKKWIDQGADFGTWTKLEKK, encoded by the coding sequence ATGAAAAAGCCATTCATGCTCACGATGGCCGCCGCTTCGCTCGGCGGGCTCCTGTTCTCCCCGACTTCTGCCTCCGCAGAAGACAAGGTGGACTTCGCCAAGCAAATCCTTCCCATTTTCGAGACCAAATGCATGAAGTGCCACGAAACCGAGCACACTGATGCGACTGGCAAGCTCAAGAAGCCCAAGAGCGGCTTCGTGATGGACACCGCCGAAGGCCTGAAGAAGGGCGGCAAGGAGCACAAGGAAAAGACCCTCGTGGCTGGCAAGGCGGCGGACAGCGCCCTCTACACCATGACCACCCTGGCCATCACTGATGAAATGGTGATGCCCCCGGACGGCAAGGCTGACCCGCTCACCGACGCTGAAAAGGAACTTCTGAAGAAGTGGATCGACCAGGGCGCCGACTTCGGCACTTGGACGAAGCTGGAGAAGAAATAG
- a CDS encoding small basic protein, giving the protein MSQHRSLKSKGGSVGTKRSVLKRGERVKLMKARGQWKEGRSPYNLPKTKPEA; this is encoded by the coding sequence ATGTCCCAGCATCGCAGTCTCAAGTCCAAAGGCGGTTCCGTCGGAACCAAGCGCAGCGTCCTCAAGCGTGGTGAACGCGTGAAGCTTATGAAGGCTCGCGGTCAGTGGAAGGAAGGTCGCAGCCCCTACAACCTGCCCAAGACCAAGCCGGAGGCCTGA
- a CDS encoding pseudouridine synthase: MRLNKFLSSCGLGSRRGVEAIILEGRVRINGTVCTELGTKVEATDDVVVDTRKVRPNKPVVIALHKPKGYVCTRDDEHARHTIYDLLPAKLRTLAHVGRLDMDSEGLLLLTNQGDLSHQLAHPTHGLEKEYEVQLEKPFDPALLEKLTHGLHIEEGFAKAERAWIIGHYKLGLVLKQGLKRQIRHMLYRVGYEVKRLVRVRIGNLPLTGIPEGGFRELKSDEVDRLLVHPKAKERPTLSKSRTASARKAMTERVEKEKEFERKTKAAEAAGKPLPSRNPRKRPARKTSRRGGARGGY, encoded by the coding sequence ATGCGACTGAACAAATTCCTCAGCAGTTGCGGCTTGGGCTCACGGCGCGGGGTGGAGGCCATCATCCTTGAAGGCCGCGTCCGCATCAACGGTACGGTCTGCACCGAGCTCGGTACCAAGGTGGAAGCCACCGATGACGTGGTGGTGGACACCCGGAAGGTGCGGCCGAACAAGCCAGTCGTCATCGCCCTGCACAAGCCCAAGGGCTATGTGTGCACCCGCGATGATGAGCACGCCCGCCACACCATCTACGACCTGCTTCCCGCGAAGCTGCGCACACTGGCTCACGTGGGCCGCCTGGACATGGACAGTGAGGGGCTCCTCCTCCTGACGAACCAGGGCGATCTGTCCCACCAACTCGCGCATCCTACCCATGGCCTCGAAAAGGAATACGAGGTGCAGTTGGAGAAGCCCTTCGACCCGGCCCTGCTGGAGAAGTTGACCCACGGTCTGCACATTGAAGAGGGATTCGCCAAGGCGGAACGCGCGTGGATCATCGGCCACTACAAGCTGGGCCTCGTGCTGAAGCAGGGCCTGAAGCGCCAGATCCGCCACATGCTCTACCGAGTGGGCTATGAAGTGAAGCGCCTCGTGCGCGTACGCATCGGCAATCTTCCTCTCACTGGTATTCCGGAAGGCGGCTTTCGCGAACTGAAGTCAGATGAGGTAGATCGCCTGCTGGTGCATCCCAAGGCCAAGGAGCGTCCCACGCTCAGCAAGTCTCGCACGGCTTCGGCTCGTAAGGCGATGACCGAACGCGTGGAGAAGGAAAAAGAATTCGAGCGCAAGACCAAGGCTGCCGAAGCCGCCGGCAAGCCTCTTCCCTCACGCAACCCTCGCAAACGTCCTGCTCGCAAGACGTCGCGTCGCGGTGGGGCGAGAGGTGGGTATTGA
- a CDS encoding Gfo/Idh/MocA family oxidoreductase: MNRRRFLQQSAAATASASVLGFPAITRSASPNSMLQVACIGVARMGGNTMRSVATHPKVKIVSICDVDANHLKEAATGKGSARAGGVGFPDASQHTDWRQMLRDHSDKFDAVTVGTPDHMHAPMAVQAMRLKKHVYLQKPMAPTIHECRVIQQEAVKAGVVTQLGNQGRSSIEARMTVDLLRNGAIGKIKEAWFWEGKPLSWWPKNEELRTKGDNVPAELDWDAWIGVRDPRPYLVDTYHPQTWRAWRDFGVGELGDMGVHFFDGVFDALKLHAPKRVKQTNTGALGTGLWAKSRTVEFEFPGNELIAGDTFKLTWCDGEDARPAREVPMPAALKNFPKSGHLWVGEKGQIFKPYGQRPWVLPEDSFPAEKYPRDYGKQDHYHDWVDAILNGKKSCADFSHGGPLTETVLMGTLAENYPNQWVEWEREAMRVTNIPEANKLLKREYRDGWKVEGLG, encoded by the coding sequence ATGAACCGCCGTCGCTTTCTCCAGCAGTCCGCTGCCGCCACTGCCTCCGCATCTGTTCTTGGATTTCCTGCAATCACCCGCAGTGCCTCGCCGAACTCCATGCTGCAGGTGGCCTGCATCGGTGTGGCTCGCATGGGCGGCAACACGATGCGCAGTGTGGCCACGCATCCGAAGGTGAAGATTGTTTCCATCTGCGACGTCGATGCGAACCACCTCAAGGAGGCCGCCACAGGCAAGGGCTCGGCACGCGCTGGTGGAGTCGGCTTTCCTGATGCCTCGCAGCACACGGACTGGCGGCAGATGCTGCGGGATCACAGCGACAAGTTTGATGCGGTCACCGTGGGTACTCCGGACCACATGCATGCACCGATGGCGGTGCAGGCCATGCGCTTGAAGAAGCATGTGTACCTGCAGAAGCCGATGGCGCCGACCATTCACGAATGCCGCGTCATCCAGCAGGAAGCGGTGAAGGCGGGTGTGGTCACCCAGCTTGGCAATCAGGGCCGCAGCAGCATCGAGGCACGCATGACGGTGGACCTGTTGCGCAATGGCGCCATCGGCAAGATCAAGGAAGCGTGGTTCTGGGAAGGCAAACCCCTGAGTTGGTGGCCGAAGAATGAAGAACTTCGTACCAAGGGAGACAACGTTCCCGCAGAACTCGATTGGGACGCCTGGATTGGCGTGCGTGATCCGCGGCCGTATCTTGTGGATACCTACCATCCCCAGACCTGGCGTGCATGGCGTGACTTTGGCGTGGGTGAACTCGGCGACATGGGGGTGCATTTCTTTGATGGTGTTTTCGATGCGCTGAAACTCCACGCGCCCAAGCGTGTGAAGCAGACCAACACAGGCGCCCTCGGCACCGGCCTCTGGGCGAAGAGCCGCACGGTGGAGTTTGAGTTTCCTGGCAACGAGCTCATCGCGGGAGACACCTTCAAACTCACGTGGTGCGATGGCGAAGACGCACGCCCTGCTCGTGAGGTTCCGATGCCCGCCGCGCTCAAGAACTTCCCGAAGAGCGGGCATCTTTGGGTGGGTGAGAAAGGCCAGATCTTCAAACCTTACGGTCAGCGTCCGTGGGTGTTGCCGGAAGATTCCTTCCCAGCAGAGAAGTATCCCCGCGACTATGGCAAGCAGGATCACTACCACGATTGGGTGGATGCCATCCTGAATGGCAAGAAGAGCTGTGCCGACTTCTCGCATGGCGGACCTCTCACCGAAACGGTCTTGATGGGCACGCTCGCGGAGAATTATCCGAACCAGTGGGTGGAATGGGAGCGCGAAGCCATGCGCGTGACGAATATCCCCGAGGCCAACAAGCTGCTGAAGCGCGAGTATCGCGACGGCTGGAAGGTGGAAGGTTTGGGCTGA